A part of Catenulispora sp. MAP5-51 genomic DNA contains:
- a CDS encoding FtsK/SpoIIIE domain-containing protein produces MRMTLTVVDPVQGSWMDALLDADGESSIPQVADQLGRMLGTQGSNPGSPPLLFVDGNLVDQRHSLASSPLREGSVVSLHNPSGCLPAEPYGTVEVRVAGGPDAGGVHRINPGYADIGRSRRNRVKIDDPGISDFALRVSLDVRGVIRVAPYEGVAATLEKQPLVGEAEWKPGMQVVIGTTILEVGYYTPPDAALTPSEDGAFLDYNRPPRILPPERQTKFKLPSPVRDEHKRPFPIVMLVLPVMGAVLMAVMMGRPQYLMMAAMSPLMMMGNYWQEKKTGKTTYAQQVADYEAKKARIEQDARDALSLERNARRQESPDPATLLDIGIGPRQRLWERRRRDNDHLLLRVGTLDQDSEVVLEDPEQDEHRRNVAWTVPEAPVVIPFKERGVIGVAGPAGTPRALARWLVAQTAALSSPDDVQFVLLTDSHAQQDWEWMRWLPHLRPGSGQNASALIGTDAETVAQRIAELSQQLSFRMKEHAASGGENLTFKDPDIVVILDGSRRLRSMPGMIQVLQQGPMVGIRSICLDGEDRFLPGECQAIVVVEPQGLRVQQVGSDMLRGVRPDAVSPVWCQRLVRGLAAVRDVSGNEEASGIPNSARLLDVLGLEPPTSQAIAARWTMGGETTMAMLGESFDGPFGIDIRRDGPHGLIAGTTGAGKSELLQTIVASLAVANKPTAMTFVLVDYKGGSAFKDCVQLPHTVGMVTDLDNHLVERALESLGAELKRREHILAEAGAKDIEDYGDIRKKNTHLSPMPRLLIVIDEFASMVRELPDFVTGLVNIAQRGRSLGIHLLLATQRPSGVVSPEIRANTNLRIALRVTDGNESTDVIDDPSAGFISKSTPGRAYVRLGANSLVPFQAGRVGGRRPGANVVSQSSVWSTRLDWPGLAAAPPKKPEGPKVEDDAEITDLKVLVDAIREANAAMQIPPQHSPWLPALQDTVLLSDVPPVRRHGGHDLAPIPWGIDDLPSLQARRAAVLDFASLGHMLIAGAPRSGRSQLLRTMAGAIALTQSTADVHIYGIDCGSGALLPLTALPHCGAVVQRQQSERATRLINRLMQEITDRQEKLASQGYASIIEQRMSVPADQKLPHIVVFLDRWDGFLGSLGELDGGVLTDQIMKIMREGQGAGVHVIMTGDRLVLSGRIASLTEDKMSFRLPDKSDFGLIGLHPRKIPDEIAAGRAFRSESGLETQVALLTPDGSGQAQAAALAAIAEQARARDAQIPRARRPFRVDVLPNRITLAEAWELRDEASQGRPLWALAGVGGDELIGAGPDLGDGVPAFLIAGPPKSGRSTMLVMMARTLVVQGSQVILVAPRNSPLRKMAGERGVLAVFESSDLGEEELRSALDAAGGHPVCVLIDDAEMLKEAPAGSVLRDLISQGGDRGQALVIAGSAEDLNTGFSGWHVDARRGRRGALLSPQSPMDGDLIGVRVSRGQVGGQIQAGRALLHLGDGEVRTVQVPAE; encoded by the coding sequence ATGCGTATGACGTTGACGGTGGTGGATCCTGTCCAGGGCTCCTGGATGGACGCACTGCTGGACGCGGACGGGGAGTCATCGATCCCACAGGTCGCGGACCAGTTGGGTCGGATGCTGGGGACGCAGGGATCGAACCCGGGGTCGCCACCCCTCCTGTTCGTGGACGGCAATCTCGTGGACCAACGCCACTCTTTGGCCTCCTCGCCTCTGCGCGAGGGCTCAGTGGTCTCACTCCACAATCCTTCGGGCTGTCTGCCCGCCGAGCCGTACGGCACGGTCGAGGTCCGGGTCGCCGGCGGACCGGACGCCGGTGGCGTGCACCGAATAAACCCCGGTTACGCCGACATCGGACGGTCGCGGCGTAACCGTGTGAAGATCGATGACCCGGGCATATCGGACTTCGCGCTGCGGGTCAGCCTGGATGTCCGAGGTGTGATCCGCGTGGCCCCGTACGAGGGCGTGGCCGCGACCCTGGAGAAGCAGCCACTGGTCGGGGAGGCCGAGTGGAAGCCGGGGATGCAGGTCGTGATCGGCACGACGATCCTCGAGGTCGGCTACTACACGCCGCCGGACGCCGCGCTGACCCCCTCCGAGGACGGCGCGTTCCTGGACTACAACCGGCCGCCGCGCATCCTGCCGCCGGAGCGCCAGACCAAGTTCAAGCTGCCCAGCCCGGTCCGGGACGAGCACAAGCGGCCGTTCCCGATCGTGATGCTGGTCCTGCCGGTGATGGGCGCGGTCCTCATGGCCGTGATGATGGGGCGCCCGCAGTATCTGATGATGGCGGCGATGTCGCCGCTGATGATGATGGGCAACTACTGGCAGGAGAAGAAGACCGGCAAGACCACCTACGCCCAGCAGGTCGCCGACTACGAGGCGAAGAAGGCGCGCATCGAGCAGGACGCCCGCGACGCGCTGTCGCTGGAGCGCAACGCCCGGCGGCAGGAGAGCCCGGACCCGGCGACGCTGCTGGACATCGGCATCGGCCCGCGCCAGCGGCTGTGGGAGCGGCGCCGGCGCGACAACGACCACCTGCTGCTCCGGGTCGGCACCCTGGACCAGGACTCCGAGGTCGTGCTGGAGGACCCCGAGCAGGACGAGCACCGGCGCAACGTCGCCTGGACCGTCCCGGAGGCCCCGGTGGTCATCCCGTTCAAGGAGCGCGGCGTGATCGGCGTCGCCGGCCCGGCCGGCACCCCGCGCGCCCTGGCCCGCTGGCTGGTGGCCCAGACCGCGGCCCTGTCCAGCCCGGACGACGTGCAGTTCGTGCTGCTCACCGACTCCCACGCCCAGCAGGACTGGGAGTGGATGCGCTGGCTGCCGCACCTGCGGCCCGGCTCCGGCCAGAACGCCAGCGCCCTGATCGGCACCGACGCCGAGACCGTGGCGCAGCGCATCGCCGAGCTGTCCCAGCAGCTGAGCTTCCGCATGAAGGAGCACGCCGCCAGCGGCGGCGAGAACCTCACGTTCAAGGACCCCGACATCGTGGTGATCCTGGACGGCTCGCGCCGGCTGCGCTCGATGCCCGGCATGATCCAGGTCCTGCAGCAGGGCCCGATGGTCGGCATCCGTTCCATCTGCCTGGACGGCGAGGACCGCTTCCTGCCCGGCGAGTGCCAGGCCATCGTGGTCGTGGAGCCGCAGGGCCTGCGGGTGCAGCAGGTCGGCAGCGACATGCTGCGCGGCGTGCGCCCCGACGCGGTGTCCCCGGTGTGGTGCCAGCGCCTGGTGCGCGGCCTGGCCGCGGTGCGCGACGTCTCCGGCAACGAGGAGGCCAGCGGCATCCCGAACTCGGCGCGCCTGCTGGACGTGCTGGGCCTGGAGCCGCCGACCAGCCAGGCCATCGCCGCGCGCTGGACCATGGGCGGCGAGACCACGATGGCGATGCTGGGCGAGTCCTTCGACGGCCCGTTCGGCATCGACATCCGCCGCGACGGCCCGCACGGCCTGATCGCCGGTACCACCGGCGCCGGCAAGTCCGAGCTGCTGCAGACGATCGTGGCCTCGCTGGCGGTGGCCAACAAGCCGACCGCGATGACGTTCGTGCTGGTGGACTACAAGGGCGGTTCGGCGTTCAAGGACTGTGTCCAGTTGCCGCATACCGTGGGTATGGTCACCGACCTGGACAACCACCTGGTGGAGCGGGCCCTGGAGTCGTTGGGCGCGGAGCTGAAGCGGCGGGAGCACATCCTGGCCGAGGCCGGCGCCAAGGACATCGAGGACTACGGCGACATCAGGAAGAAGAACACGCACCTGTCGCCGATGCCGCGGCTGCTGATCGTGATCGACGAGTTCGCCTCGATGGTCCGCGAGCTGCCGGACTTCGTCACGGGCCTGGTGAACATCGCCCAGCGGGGTCGTTCGCTGGGCATCCACCTGCTGCTGGCCACGCAGCGACCCTCCGGTGTGGTCTCGCCGGAGATCCGGGCCAACACCAACCTGCGGATCGCGCTGCGCGTTACCGACGGCAACGAGTCCACGGACGTCATCGACGACCCCTCGGCCGGCTTCATCTCCAAGTCGACGCCCGGCCGCGCCTATGTGCGGCTCGGTGCCAACTCGCTGGTGCCGTTCCAGGCCGGACGCGTCGGCGGGCGGCGCCCCGGCGCCAACGTGGTGTCGCAGTCCTCGGTGTGGAGCACCCGGCTGGACTGGCCGGGGCTGGCGGCCGCGCCGCCGAAGAAGCCCGAGGGCCCCAAGGTCGAGGACGACGCGGAGATCACCGACCTGAAGGTGCTGGTCGACGCGATCCGCGAGGCGAACGCCGCGATGCAGATCCCGCCGCAGCACTCGCCGTGGTTGCCGGCTCTGCAGGACACGGTGCTGCTGTCGGACGTGCCCCCGGTGCGCCGGCACGGCGGCCACGACCTGGCGCCGATCCCGTGGGGCATCGACGACCTGCCGTCGCTGCAGGCGCGGCGCGCGGCGGTGCTGGACTTCGCCTCCCTGGGCCACATGCTCATCGCCGGCGCGCCCCGCTCGGGCCGCTCGCAGCTGCTGCGCACGATGGCCGGCGCGATCGCGCTCACCCAGTCCACGGCCGACGTCCACATCTACGGCATCGACTGCGGCTCCGGCGCCCTGCTCCCGCTGACCGCGCTGCCGCACTGCGGCGCGGTGGTGCAGCGGCAGCAGTCCGAGCGCGCCACCCGGCTGATCAACCGCCTGATGCAGGAGATCACCGACCGCCAGGAGAAGCTGGCCTCGCAGGGCTACGCCAGCATCATCGAGCAGCGCATGTCGGTGCCGGCGGACCAGAAGCTGCCGCACATCGTGGTGTTCCTGGACCGCTGGGACGGCTTCCTGGGCTCGCTCGGCGAGCTCGACGGCGGCGTGCTCACCGACCAGATCATGAAGATCATGCGCGAGGGCCAGGGCGCCGGCGTGCACGTCATCATGACCGGCGACCGCCTGGTGCTCTCCGGCCGCATCGCCTCGCTGACCGAGGACAAGATGTCCTTCCGGCTCCCGGACAAGTCCGACTTCGGACTGATCGGCCTGCACCCGCGCAAGATCCCGGACGAGATCGCCGCCGGCCGCGCCTTCCGCTCGGAGTCCGGCCTGGAGACCCAGGTCGCGCTGCTCACGCCGGACGGCTCCGGCCAGGCGCAGGCCGCGGCCCTGGCGGCGATCGCCGAGCAGGCCCGGGCCCGCGACGCGCAGATCCCGCGCGCCCGCCGGCCGTTCCGGGTGGACGTCCTGCCCAACCGCATCACCCTGGCCGAGGCCTGGGAGCTGCGCGACGAGGCCTCGCAGGGCCGGCCGCTGTGGGCCCTGGCCGGCGTCGGCGGCGACGAGCTGATCGGGGCCGGCCCCGACCTCGGCGACGGCGTCCCGGCGTTCCTGATCGCCGGTCCCCCCAAGTCCGGCCGCTCCACGATGCTGGTGATGATGGCCCGCACCCTGGTGGTCCAGGGCTCGCAGGTGATCCTCGTGGCCCCGCGCAACTCGCCGCTGCGCAAGATGGCCGGCGAGCGCGGCGTCCTGGCCGTCTTCGAGAGCTCCGACCTCGGCGAGGAGGAGCTGCGCTCGGCCCTGGACGCCGCCGGCGGCCACCCGGTCTGCGTCCTGATCGACGACGCGGAGATGCTCAAGGAGGCCCCGGCCGGCAGCGTCCTGCGCGACCTGATCAGCCAGGGCGGCGACCGCGGCCAGGCCCTGGTCATCGCGGGCAGCGCCGAGGACCTGAACACCGGCTTCAGCGGCTGGCACGTCGACGCCCGTCGCGGCCGGCGCGGCGCGCTGCTCTCGCCGCAGTCGCCGATGGACGGCGACCTGATCGGGGTGCGGGTCAGCCGCGGCCAGGTCGGCGGCCAGATCCAGGCCGGGCGCGCGCTGCTGCACCTCGGCGACGGCGAGGTGCGGACGGTTCAGGTGCCCGCGGAGTGA